The window ACTGACGCGGTGCGCACGGAGCTGTTGGTGAGCGCCGCTTCCTCTCTTGCGTTCTCTCCGGAGCAAGTAGCGTGCGTCTGCGAGGCGCTCCAACAGGGAGGCAATGTGGACCGGCTGGCCAGGTTCCTGTGGTCTCTGCCACAGAGCGACTTGCTCCGCGGCAACGAAAGCATCCTTAAAGCCCAAGCTCTAGTTGCTTTCCACCAGGCTCGGTATCAGGAGCTTTATAGTATTCTAGAGAACCACAGTTTCAGTCCGTCCAACCACACCTTTTTGCAAGATCTGTGGTACAAGGCCCGGTATACCGAGGCGGAGAAGGCGCGGGGAAGACCCCTGGGCGCCGTGGACAAGTACCGGATCCGGAGAAAGTACCCTCTCCCCAGGACTATCTGGGACGGCGAGGAGACTGTTTATTGTTTCAAGGAAAGGTCACGAAACGCGCTGAAGGATCTCTATAATCAAAATAGGTACCCGTCTCCAGCTGAGAAAAGAAACCTCGCCAAGATAACAGGACTCTCCCTGACCCAGGTCAGCAACTGGTTTAAAAACAGGAGGCAGAGAGACAGAAACCCTTCGGAGGCACAATCAAAAAGGTGAGGCGCACTGCAGGCCCCTTTTCCGGACACAAATTCACCATTCAAGCAACCAAATTCCGTGCGTAAAAGTCAAATTAGGATCAACTCGTTCTTAAACGTAATTAAAAAAGGAACGACTTCTTTGATTGTTTCCACGGAGTTTCAAGTTCTTtctaaaaagctgattttgatTGATGTAATAACAAAAATTGTTGAtagtttaaaacacaaaacgaAATTTTGTTGAAGCacgcttttattgttttgaaatatGAAGCTGTTGCCATTCAGATCCGGTTTCAACTGAAGCGGGACTAAGAGTCATGGAAACCATAGGTAACAAAGTAACAAGATGCCACACTAGTGATCGGCCTGGACGCGTTGAGATGGCAACTTTAACGAAAAAGTTCAAAAGTTGACTTTAGAAGGGcgcgtttcctttttttttttcttagtaaaGTGCAGGCGGTGCGTGCGCAATCCCACAGGACATAAATCATTTTCATAATCACTTCTCTCACCCACCCCCCTCTAGGACCAAAAGGGTCTCAGAGCTTCCATCAGCTCCCCGCGCTGCATTTCATAATCCCCCATACAAACAGACTGAGATGAGAGAGCGATTCTTTCATGTTTCTCTCTGTGGGAACAAAGATGACGCACACCTGGCGGAGGTGACCCCTCTGTCCCGCTCTTTCAAACATGCGCGCACTGACACAGGGCGCAGCACAGTCTTATAATGCTACAAAATCAAGATGTCTGTTTGCTCTACGttgattattttttcttgttctccTTGTTCTTATAGTTTCCAGAGTGTTTCCGCACAGAAGTGATTTAATCCATTTTTGAAAATTAGgctataatttttttaaggggaaaaaacgAACACTTTATCAATTCTATTTTGGAAACCAAATAAGTGAAGATGTAAGTTGTAGCATTTAGTTAGAGGGGAAACAAAACTGAATGCCATTTGTTTTGTCAGgccacaggttttttttctctcatgagTTTATTGCACCAAATGGTCACAGGGTTGTTGATGGTGGTTGTCAGAGCAGCTCTCCATGAGGTCACACATTCAAAAACAGACCCTGCTCTTCAAAGGTGCACAGtaacacacaacaacaaacacaaaaggaagtcGGGCTTTGAGAATAAAATAAGTGGGGGGGCTTTTCTGAATTGAATTACATAGTAAAGttttattcaagaaaaaaatgtgggcAAGTCTCTTTTCCAGTAGATTTTTTGAGGATTAGAATGTTTGAAACTGTTCTGATGTGTTGTTTGTAATTTCTTGTCTGTCTTCAGTGAATCCGATGGCAATCACAGCACAGAAGATGAGTCAAGTAAAGGCCAGGAGGAGCTATCCCCTCGGCCGCTCTCCAACTCTTCCGATGGAGTGATAACTCATGGGACCCTTCCCATTCAGTCGGGATCTCTGGACAGTGGTGTTGTTATCCAACAGATCGGGGACATTAAGGTGCCTCCAGGATCCGGTGGTGGCAGCCTCTACAATGGAAGTCTAGCAACCAGTAACACACCCTCCACTGTATTTCACAATGGTTCGTCTTACCTTTCTTCCCCTGGAAACATCCTCTTCAATGGACTCAACCTGGGCATTCAGCCCTTGACGTTTAACCCACTGAGGTCGTCTGGTGGGGTGCTTCTAAGCGGCTCTGGACTGGACATGCAGATGCAGAGTGGACAGCAAAAAGGACTGGACAGTGCTGAGGAGTCCTCCTTACAGTACCACACCTACTCCGGCTGTTTAAACGGGGAAGACATCAAGGCAGAAGGGGTTCACACCATGGCGGTCCAGAATGGAGCCTCCTCTGTGCTGACTTTCAGTTCTCCATCAGCTGCTTTACATCTGGGTGGCTACAATCTAGTCCAGGTACCAAGTGGAGTGACAGACAATGATGGCAGCTCACTGCTCAACAGTGATGTAGGTCTTCCTCCCTTGCAACTTTCTTCGGCGTCGTCTTCTTCAACAATTACAGAACAAGGTGGGTAAAAAGCGTAAAACCCCTTGCTGTTAAAATTTGAATGAGACAGAATAAAGATCTATTATTTTACtacatcttttttaaaatatttgttttaatagtAACCTTTACCTGTTGAACTGTATGgttgtttaaaaacagatttaacatCTTTAAGTCTTATGACAGGTCAGTGTTGTCCTTTGCCCTCCTCAAATGTTTCAGCGCTATGTTGCATGTCCCCAGTGGTCAACAAACTTGTTTTATTGCTTGCTTGTGTTTGGGCCACAGCCCAAGGGCCTGATACATAACACAGCCAAGaagaaagcacacacacacacacacatctatatATATAGTAGTCGTGGTCTTTTTGGAGCCCtagagataaataaaaaaacaggtctTGAAGACACCATCACTCATCTCTATTACACTCTTGATCACAAGAGCAAGTAGGGGAACTATGAGGAACCCTGaaacacatcaacacaaaaataagCCATTCCAGCAGGTAATTTATCCCCCAAAATTGAATCAGTCAGAATGAAAACCATTAAATgaaaattggagatttttggtgttttggtgaatttttttccccacagacGCTGGAGCTTAAAATATAGGAGACAATTGAAATATGCAGGGACGGAAtgtacttaaaataaaaaaaaggaatgagatATTTTTCAGTTTAACATCATCATTTGCATTGATCTTGTGCTGTGGTCCCATAGGTTCCATGCCTCTGAATAACGTAGCAGTGTCCTCCTCCAGCGATGATTCATTCCAGCACCAGGACAAGCTGACCATGACGTCTCTGCACCACAGCACCATCCTCTACAGTATGAGCAGCAGtgcccagcagccaatcaaaaaGGAGCCCTTAGAAGCAGGAATGTACTCCTCGTACCACCACGGGCTCCACCTGAACCCTGACGGTCAGATCAGCTACACAGACCCCAACTCAGTGGAGATTGCCTCAAGTCACAATACCGCCTCCACTACTGATGCTGTCAGCTCGTCCAGCCCCGAGCCAGAAGTCTACACCACCCTGACTGTCAGCGCACCACTGATGGCTCAACCAGACCCTAACAACCACCACCTCCAATCCACAGAGTACCTCAGGACCCACGAGGGGCGACAAGGAGCCTCATCTTCACACCTGATTGGTCCTGGTATTAACAGCAACTATATGAACCTTCCTGAGAGTAAAGTAGATGGATCAGGGTCTGGAGGCATGAATGAAATGGTGCGGGCGATGTGCGGCGAGATGGAAGCGGCGGGAGGCAAGGAGCTAGCCAAACTACAGACAGTGCAGATGGATGAAGACATGGCTGACCTTTAACCTTGCATCTGACCCCTCACAGAGGTGCCTCACAACCCCCTGATATGATGATTCTTTTTACTtatgtgtgagtgtgcgtgtgtgtttcaAAACCCTTGAATTTCCTTTAAAttatttgcatttgtttgattttttataATGCACTCTAATCAGAAAAGAGCCCTTTGAGTGGAGGAAAACAAAACGCTTGTGGCACATTTCAGAAGCTCTATTCGTGAGACGAACCCTTATGACTGCAACGAGCTAACAGAAAGAGTCACCATATCTGTTTGAGCCTCGttcaaatgtgcatttttataGACAGCACCTGCTACTTCCTGTTGAGTGGATCTGATCTGCAGGAGCAGGTGCTAGAATGCCTTTCGTCACGTGACTGGGACGTTCCTCCAAACTAAATGCGTCATGTGGGTCAGAGCAAAAAGGTCATTCTGGAATGAGAGGGGAGGTAGGAAGAGACGCTACAAAACTCGTCAGTTAAAAAGCTTCACTGAAGGACTATGAAGAATGGGTCAATAAACACTCAAAAGCTGctgattttgaaaacaaaaaagtgtccTTCAGGAAGCACTTTAAATCTTCTGAATGGGTCTCTGTTCACCACTTTGTGCTTTCTATCTTTTAAAACAACGTAGTGGAGCTGGAAGTGGTGGAAAAGTGAAGATGAATGTGCCTTTCTGCTTCCTAAATCCTCAGTAGTATTGGTTGGTTTTAGCATTTGCACTACATGACACTAAAAAGTTTCAAACAGCCTCTCATGCTGATGGGTTGGTCCACATGCGACACCCCTCAACAATGTACAACCTCACAGTTACGGCTCTGAGTAAAAGTGTCATCCGTCACCCTTGATGCAAAGATAAAAATGGAGATCTCAAGGTctcatgtttttacttttttgtcgtATGTTTTAAATTTGCTGCTGCCTGCAGCATGTAAAAGAGATATGATGTCATTGTACTATAATTCTCATCACTCAGTCATGACagttttcttcaaagccaaTTGCTCACAAATATAATGTGTGCACTTTTGGAGAGTTCAAAGAACAAAGGGAAATGAAACAGCAGAG is drawn from Oryzias latipes chromosome 22, ASM223467v1 and contains these coding sequences:
- the six4 gene encoding homeobox protein SIX4 translates to MSSSSAGEVTTANDIKRENVKEVDTRECIKLVALDAAELSMERTAPNTDAVRTELLVSAASSLAFSPEQVACVCEALQQGGNVDRLARFLWSLPQSDLLRGNESILKAQALVAFHQARYQELYSILENHSFSPSNHTFLQDLWYKARYTEAEKARGRPLGAVDKYRIRRKYPLPRTIWDGEETVYCFKERSRNALKDLYNQNRYPSPAEKRNLAKITGLSLTQVSNWFKNRRQRDRNPSEAQSKSESDGNHSTEDESSKGQEELSPRPLSNSSDGVITHGTLPIQSGSLDSGVVIQQIGDIKVPPGSGGGSLYNGSLATSNTPSTVFHNGSSYLSSPGNILFNGLNLGIQPLTFNPLRSSGGVLLSGSGLDMQMQSGQQKGLDSAEESSLQYHTYSGCLNGEDIKAEGVHTMAVQNGASSVLTFSSPSAALHLGGYNLVQVPSGVTDNDGSSLLNSDVGLPPLQLSSASSSSTITEQGSMPLNNVAVSSSSDDSFQHQDKLTMTSLHHSTILYSMSSSAQQPIKKEPLEAGMYSSYHHGLHLNPDGQISYTDPNSVEIASSHNTASTTDAVSSSSPEPEVYTTLTVSAPLMAQPDPNNHHLQSTEYLRTHEGRQGASSSHLIGPGINSNYMNLPESKVDGSGSGGMNEMVRAMCGEMEAAGGKELAKLQTVQMDEDMADL